One Maniola jurtina chromosome 25, ilManJurt1.1, whole genome shotgun sequence DNA segment encodes these proteins:
- the LOC123878039 gene encoding proton-coupled amino acid transporter-like protein pathetic: MDEASSDEQIQASPVIHPVRHRGHHKYELKATGEAAKNYDFLAARPPGKRTTVVESIGHLIKSCLGGGVVAIHESYKQCGLWTAVVLTVVLGLCVSYCMYILARSAQKIYGRVQVPSMSYPDLAEASLAIGPFESLKKYSKCFRYAVDLTICVDLFGSCCVYQIMIARTIKQLIEGTDEVTTGGTPSLRHLVAALLIPCILLCMITTLKYLAPFSIAADVIILVVAGSTVYYAVKQQTMSPLEFPVFKTVPGLFEFMGVCVFSMEGVGVTLAIENSMEEPKKIALVLVGGMSVVIGIVMCVGFFGYWGFGEKSKSPVTLNFPLEPFPIALKVCMAMMIYVTFALNFWVPFELVWHYIKRRYQESKYWLWERVWRAGIVLIITIIAVIFPAVTKFIGLIGSFCLSSMGFIFPAFIELCLDWEDPGLGILRWRLWKCVIVCTFGAILCVVGTYINAKELVKEVF, encoded by the exons atggaTGAAGCTTCT AGCGATGAACAAATTCAAGCAAGTCCAGTCATTCATCCAGTGAGACACAGAGGTCACCACAAGTATGAGCTCAAAGCGACAGGCGAAGCGGCCAAGAACTATGACTTCCTCGCTGCTAGACCCCCGGGGAAAAGAACTAC GGTGGTGGAGTCGATCGGCCACCTGATCAAGAGCTGCCTGGGAGGCGGTGTGGTGGCGATACATGAGTCGTACAAGCAGTGCGGGCTGTGGACTGCTGTAGTGCTCACTGTGGTGCTGGGGTTGTGTGTCAGCTACTGTATGTAT ATCTTGGCCAGGTCAGCTCAGAAGATCTACGGGCGGGTCCAGGTGCCGTCCATGTCATATCCTGACTTGGCAGAGGCGTCGCTTGCCATCGGGCCCTTTGAGTCCTTGAAAAAGTACAGCAAATGCTTTAG GTACGCGGTGGATTTGACAATATGCGTGGACCTGTTCGGATCGTGCTGCGTGTACCAGATAATGATCGCCCGTACCATCAAACAACTGATCGAGGGCACAGACGAGGTCACTACCGGCGGTACCCCATCTTTGAGGCACCTGGTCGCGGCGCTGCTTATCCCTTGCATTCTTCTTTGTATGATCACCACGTTGAAGTACCTCGCTCCGTTTTCGATTGCCGCTGATGTTATTATAT TGGTCGTAGCGGGATCAACGGTATACTACGCAGTGAAACAACAAACCATGAGCCCCTTGGAGTTCCCCGTTTTCAAAACTGTGCCGGGTCTTTTTGAGTTCATGGGGGTGTGCGTGTTTAGTATGGAGGGAGTCGGAGTTACGCTTGCCATTGAGAACTCTATGGAAGAACCGAAAAAGATCGCACTTGTTTTGGTTGGAG GTATGTCAGTAGTGATCGGTATAGTGATGTGCGTCGGCTTCTTCGGTTACTGGGGCTTTGGAGAGAAGTCCAAATCGCCTGTGACGCTGAACTTCCCTTTGGAACC CTTCCCAATAGCACTCAAAGTGTGCATGGCTATGATGATATACGTCACCTTCGCCCTAAACTTCTGGGTGCCATTCGAGCTGGTCTGGCACTACATCAAGAGGCGCTACCAGGAGTCCAAGTACTGGCTGTGGGAGAGAGTGTGGAGGGCAGGCATTGTcctcatcatcaccatcatagCTGTCATCTTCCCCGCGGTCACCAAGTTCATTGGACTG attGGATCCTTCTGCCTGTCAAGTATGGGTTTCATATTTCCAGCGTTCATCGAGCTGTGCCTGGACTGGGAGGACCCAGGGCTTGGCATCTTGAGGTGGAGGTTGTGGAAGTGTGTCATTGTGTGCACGTTCGGCGCCATTTTGTGTGTGGTCGGCACGTATATCAACGCTAAGGAGCTGGTCAAGGAGGTTTTCTAA
- the LOC123878040 gene encoding proton-coupled amino acid transporter-like protein CG1139, with protein sequence MDDSSPDTAASNTAPPRHRGHHKFEIKATGDAAKNYDFTSARPPKKRTTVVETIGHIAKTCLGGGVVAIHESYKMCGLWSSFCLTIVFGFCISYAMYMIAHSAQRMYGRVQVPAMSYPDLAEATLDVGPFTSMKKYSRTFRYLVDFTICFNLFGSCCVYQIMIARSIKQLVEGTNEVTLEGNPPLRVYILLLVIPCIAIGMITSLKYLAPFSIVADFIIFTVACATVYYCIRSSPPSPLDMPAFKTVTGLFEFMGVCIFSMEGLGAVMAIENNMEEPKKMGLALLGGMSIVVSIVVTIGFFGYWGFGEESRSPVTINFPLEPFPIALKCLFAVMIYVTYALNFWFPFDLMWFYIRKRYDPQKFWLWERVYRAIFICGITTIATIFPNVSKFLGVLGSFCISNMGFVYPAFIELCLDWSDPGLGPGKWRLWRFLVIITFGLTLFIVGSYTNLKGLIAESF encoded by the exons ATGGACGACTCG AGTCCAGATACAGCTGCAAGCAATACAGCGCCTCCCAGACATCGAGGGCACCATAAGTTTGAGATCAAAGCAACGGGAGACGCAGCGAAGAACTATGACTTTACTTCTGCAAGACCTCCTAAAAAGAGAACTAC AGTGGTGGAAACCATCGGCCACATAGCCAAGACTTGCCTTGGCGGTGGAGTGGTGGCCATTCACGAGAGCTACAAGATGTGCGGGCTATGGTCGTCTTTCTGCCTCACTATCGTCTTCGGTTTTTGCATCAGCTATGCTATGTAT ATGATAGCCCATTCAGCTCAAAGAATGTACGGCAGAGTCCAAGTCCCGGCAATGAGTTACCCCGACTTGGCGGAGGCGACGTTGGACGTGGGCCCTTTTACCAGTATGAAGAAATACAGTAGGACTTTCAG GTACCTAGTGGACTTTACAATATGCTTCAACCTCTTCGGCTCCTGCTGCGTCTATCAGATCATGATTGCGCGATCCATCAAGCAGCTGGTAGAAGGCACCAATGAAGTTACCCTAGAAGGGAATCCTCCTTTGAGGGTTTACATTCTGTTACTGGTCATCCCTTGTATTGCCATCGGGATGATAACAAGTTTGAAGTATCTGGCACCGTTCTCTATTGTGGCtgactttattatat TTACCGTCGCCTGCGCAACGGTATACTACTGCATCAGATCATCCCCACCAAGTCCTTTGGACATGCCAGCGTTCAAGACAGTCACTGGATTGTTTGAGTTCATGGGTGTCTGCATATTTAGTATGGAAGGCTTAGGAGCTGTGATGGCGATCGAAAACAATATGGAGGAACCGAAGAAGATGGGCCTAGCTCTCCTTGGag GCATGTCGATAGTCGTTAGTATCGTGGTAACTATTGGTTTCTTCGGTTACTGGGGGTTTGGTGAGGAAAGTAGATCGCCTGTTACCATCAACTTTCCTTTAGAACC gtTCCCTATTGCCCTCAAATGTCTCTTCGCAGTAATGATCTACGTGACATATGCCTTGAACTTCTGGTTCCCCTTCGACCTGATGTGGTTCTACATTAGGAAGCGCTACGACCCTCAGAAGTTCTGGCTTTGGGAGCGGGTGTACAGGGCCATCTTCATATGTGGCATCACCACCATTGCCACCATCTTCCCGAATGTGTCCAAGTTTCTTGGAGTG CTCGGCTCGTTCTGCATATCAAACATGGGTTTCGTGTACCCTGCCTTCATCGAGCTGTGCCTGGACTGGAGTGACCCTGGCCTGGGGCCTGGCAAGTGGCGGCTGTGGAGATTCCTAGTCATCATCACCTTTGGCTTGACACTTTTCATCGTGGGCTCCTATACTAACCTTAAGGGTCTCATTGCCGAATcgttttaa